Sequence from the Mobula hypostoma chromosome 11, sMobHyp1.1, whole genome shotgun sequence genome:
gcttaatcataagcacctgatgctcatcttggggctgggaatataaatggccctgggttcaagtgtgggtgctggtttgtcttgttagtatcctgtcctcgcctctgtggggtaagtcaggctatctttgctgttaccctgcgggtggatctgtcccttcctgtccttgcctccgttgggtaagccaggctgtcttcgctgttaccctgaggctggactgttccctttccttccccttccttctgaagccttgcctgcaacctgtgtctggagccttgcctgcaaccttgtcaagttcaaccaccggaGCGAGACTGGatccttgctgtgtctagataaggaactgtctatcattgtttggaactgtctctgtgtccatgcctttgctaggtaggtcctgctgtttgccgctaccttgtgttgagaactgtctctcggtgttctgcgttcctgtctcccaagaccaagacTCTGTGTTCTGAAAGAAATtagcacaaaatggtgttgggtaaactgatgggtctgaaggttgataaatccccagggcctgatggtctgcatcccagagtacttaaggaggtggctgtaGAATGCATTGGTAAtcgttttccaatgttctatagattcaggatcagttcctgcggattgaaGGGTAGCTAATGtcatcccactttttaagaaaggagggagagagaaaacaggcaattatagaccagttcgtctgacatcagtggtggggaagattctggaatcaattataaaagatgtaatagcagcatatttggataaCTGtgacaggataggtccgagtcagcatggatttacgaaggggaaatcatgcttgactaatcttctggaattttttgagaacgtaactatgaaaatggacatgggaaagccagtggatgtagtgtacctggactttcagaaagcctttgataaggtcccacataggaagttagtgtgcaaaattagagcaaatggtattgggagtagggtactgacatggatagaaaattggttggcagacaggaaacaaagagtagagattaacgggtccttttcagaatggcaggcagtgaccagtggggtaccgcaaggctcggtgctgggactgcagctatttacaatatacattaatgatttagatgaagggattaaaagtaacattagcaaatttgcagatgacacaaagctgggtgccagtgtgaaatgtgaggaggatgttatgagaatgcagggtgacttggacaggttgggtgagtgggcagatgcatggcagatgcagtttaatgtggataaatgtgaggttattcactttgatggcaagaacaggaaggcagattactatctgaatggtgtcaaattaggaaaaggggaagtacaatgagatctaggtgtccttgttcatcagtcactgaaagtaagcatgcaggtacagcaggcagtgaagaaagctaatggcatgctggccttcataagaaggggaattgagtataggagcaaggaggtccttctgcagttgtacagagccctggtgagaccacacctggaatattgtgtggagttttggtctccaaatttgaggaaggacattctagctattgagggagtgcagcgtaggttcacgaggttaattcccaggatggagggcctgtcatatgttgaaaggttggagcgactggggttgtatacagtgaaatttagaaggatgagtggggatctgattgaaatttataagattattatgggattggacacgctagaggcaggaaacatgttcctgatgtttggggagtccagaaccagaagccacagtttaagaataaggggtagacaatttagatcggagttgaggaaaaactttttcacacagagggttgtggttctgtggaatgctctgcctcagaaggcagtggaggccaattttctggattctttcaaaaaagagttagatagagctcttaaagatagtggagtcaagggatatggggagaaggcaggaaaagggattgtggatgatcagccatgatcacagtgaatggtggtgctggctcaaagggctgaatggcctactcctgcacctattgtctgttgtctattctgCGTTCCTGTTGTCCCAAATCCaaggttctgaggttcctgtcgtcccaagtccaaggctcagctgttcctgagtaccaagtcaaggcttcatgttctcgtcctgtccacgtGTTTCGTCCTatactggagttccctcatcttgcccaggagtctctcattctgtcctgtagccttgcctagtcctgtctcccaagaccatgtcatgtcttcgcctagttccggagaccgagcccgagtcaagacccaggttctgggtccttgtccagtgtctggctcggagtccgaacccaagccttaaggaacccaagcctcgaggaacccaagccatgtccaatcctgtagccatgtcatgtcctcgcctagttccggggtctgagcccgagtcaagacccaggttctgggtccttgtccagtctctggctcggagtccaagcccaggctcctagttcccagttccttgtcctggtcccgcttgcctagccaatgtcctaggtcaagtctgtgttcttgtcccagctcttaGTCTGTGTCCTGTCTGGTCactaactctagtctctagtcctgtcctgttcctagtacttcagagtctgtgtcctgcatttgggtctgctaccAGTGCCCCTGTTATGACAagatgactgtggaggtcaagtcattgggtacagttAAAGCaggggttaataggttcttgattaatgagggcatcaaagattgtggggagaagacaggagaatggggttaagtttgataataaattagccatgaaagAATGGAATCAGCCATgaaagaatggtggagcagactcaataggctgaatggcctaattttggtcATATTTTGTGGACCCCCACACTTATCCTCTCCCATCCTGCCTCCACTCCAATCTCCCAGTCCCTCCATCTCCTTCGTACTTATTCCAATGAGGACACTTTGCACAAAGGTGACTCTGAGGTATCTTTCTTATTGCCAGCCATGACTTCTTCTATACCATAATTGGCATCCTATCCATCGCCCAAACCCCAGCTCTCAGCCCAGACAGAGCAAGAAAGGCGTTCCTCCAGATCATCAGACTCAACATTCAGTGATCTCCCTTTGCGATTTCACCTGCTTCAGCGAGGTTCCACCACAGACACACATTCCCCTCCTCTACCCTTTCAGCACTTCCAAGGGACCCTTCTCTTCACTACTTCTTGATCTCCTCTCCCGTCACCACCAACAACTTTCCATCCAGCTCTGCTCCCTGTGACCATAGGACGTGTTACACTTACCTTTGCCTTCACATCCTCCTGATGATACTTAGATTCTAAATATCACCTAGAGGTACACTTGGTGGGCTGTCGGCAGAGGGGATTCCCTGTTCTTCTTAGTCAGTCCCTAGGGATCAAGGGTGATTTCGGTCCTGTGATCTTCAGGATCCTTTctcatatacattcagtggccactttattaggtagatcTGTACctaattaatgcaaatatctaatcagccaatcattggCAGCAACCTgttgcattaaagcatgcagacatggtcaagaggtacagttgttgttcagaccaaaaataagaatggggaagaaatgtgatctaagtgaatgattgttggtgccagacagggtggtttgcgtatctcagaaactgctgatctcctgggattttcacttacagagaaaatcaaaaaataaaaaatccagtgaggggcagttctgtgggtgaaaataccttgttaatgagaggggtcagaggagaatggccagactggttcaagctgacaggaaggtgacagtaactcaaataaccactggttacaacagtggcgtgcagaatggcatctctgaacacacagcatgttgaaccttgaattgATTGGCTGCaggggcccattgagtctatccAACCTGTCTCAGATCAATCCTGTCGATCCCATTCCCCCACTTACTTCCAGGTAATCTATTCTCTCCCACATGCTGTTTAGATCCCCCCTGACTTACCTACTCACTAGGAATGGTTATCAGTAATCAGTAAACCAACCAACACACcaatgggatgtgggaggaaaccagggtgtcTGGGGACaaaacacacagtcacaggaagaacgtgcaaactccacatggacagtatCCACGTTTGGGACTGAACCTGGCGGGCTGCCCTTGGGTGTGAACCCGGCCCTGTACGTAGGTGCTGGACTGGTGCACACTCCTGTTGTTTTGTGCATGGTGTCCTGTCAGAGTGCTCTGTGCCCCTCACCAGCCTGGGTGGGATTCCCGTCAGTGCGCGAGGGACCAGCAGCACTTTCCCCATTCTTCCCAGgagtttatttcatttattttttatttggagaCACCGGTCCTTCTGCCCAACAATCCCACACTGCCCAgtacacccctgtgaccaattaaccgactacctcatacatctttggactgtgggaggaaactggagcacccggaggaaacccacacggtcacggcgagaacgtacaaactccttacagacagcggcggagtTGAGCTTGCGTTGATGGCGTTGCAATAGCATTATGGTAAACACTCCACTACCATGCCTCCCAATGTTCCCAATGaggtgtgcgcgcacacacacaccttttgctaccagcgcacaaaggaatttaaactgcgcacaaaagctTGTCACCCTCCACCTGGTTGGCACGTTAAGTATGTTTCATGATTGttcacaatacagaaactggtgtaaCCTGCGCATATtgttgtgatgcaaaagttgctggagaatttgcaagtgggaagaagcggagtaatatttggaaacttgactttttaaaagcATCATTTTGCGAGCAATTCACATATAAACGGTGTGCAAAGACTTTGGGGAGAAAACCCTTCACTATAGGCCTGgtttcttttaaacaatgaacaacaaactgggcTAGGTAGTTGATGATCCTTAGAATAGCTTGAGGCTTACTTCCTCTTAAAAATTCAGTATGCACTTGTTGTTGTCACCGGGCAAAACGTTGCTCAGCACAAgaattttgtgcacactggtcattacaaattagagggaacattggtgccACCCCGTTTGAAGAATCTTCTATCATATCCTCCCCCCCTATCACAGCAATAAGTGCTTATTGCAGACTTATGGAGCTGGAAGCAGTGAGATTGTATCAGGAGTCTGGCATTAGCTGTGCAGATGACCTGGAGCCCCTGGAAGTGTCTGAGTGTAATTAGAGCCAGGAACCTTGGCGGGCTGGCAGGGGAAAGGGTGCTAACTTTGGTCCATCTCTCTTACTAGTAGATGTGGGGAATTATAAATGTAATGCAGACGGTACACAGAGTAGCCTTTAAGCTGTCCATGTCTCCTACACCGCACCACTGCTACTCAGCAGACCACGAGCTTGAGGCTGGGTCTGAGGCGTCAAACACTCTTTTCATTCAAGTGATGAGATTAGGGCCGGCACAGTGGAACAGCTGGCAGAGCCCCTGCCCCTCAGCTCCAGAAGctccaggttcgatcctgacttTGGGCGCTGTCTGAGTGGAGTTTTACTGCCCTGgcgttccagtttcctcctgcatcccaatgtttaattggccactgtaatttTCCTTAAGAGGtggaatggggatgaggagggggatGTTAGTGAGAATGTGAAGGGAATAAAAGATAGAATTAATACAGGATTGGTATAAATGGATTAATGGTTAGtatggactcagtgggctgaatggcctgtttctgtgcaatagGACTCTATCATTGTTTCTAGGCATTAATTTCTCAGCCCTGTACAGTAAACACATCCCTGCCACACGGCCAATTTATCAAACCGATTGACTAAGGCACATTGACTAGTCTTTTGCAGTAATTTCTGATGTCAATATTTATGCTCCTCATCATAAACAGTATTATTGCTGGGGATATGGAACATGACTTCAGCACCAAATATTCCCAGGTCTGGGACAAGAACTTCACAACGTAagaaacagcagcaggaatcgattTCTGAACCCTCGGACCAGCTCCTACATTCGTCTTTcttgatcatggctgatgcttTATGTTCACACCGTCTGCCCGCCTTATTCCCACAATGCTCCGCCGATCTGCGTTAAAAACAATGACTGAGCATCCACAGGAACTGGAGGGCGAGAATCCAGAAGATTGAGCGTGAAGGCCATTCCTTATTGTAATCGCAATAAGGCTATCCCTTATTTTGAGTCTATAACTCCAAGTTCTCAAACCCTTAGCCAGAGGAAGCAATCCCTCCAACTGGGCCCTCAAAGTATTTTGTATGTCTCAACGAAGACATCAGCCATTCTTCTACCTTGTCTACTTGTGTGGTAGACTGGCCACCTCAGAACCAGCCTAGTGAATCTCGTTCCTGCActccctcagaatcagaatcaggttgaatatcactgccGTATGTTGTCAGATCTGTTGGTATATggtagcagtgcaatgcaatacataataatgagaACTGTGtattacagtaagaagtgtatatatttaaaaagagaaaaagagtagtgaggtagtgttcatgggttcaatgttcattcagaaatcggatggcagagaggaagaagctgttcctgaatcattgaccgtgggccttcgggctcctgtatctccttcctgatggtagtaatgagaacagggtatgtcctaggtggtggggattcttaatgatggatgctgccttttttggggcactgctccttgaagatgtcctggatgctgtggaggcttGTGCCTACGATGGAGTGgaatgagtttacaactttctgaagcttatttcaatcttttgccgtgcccccccccccataccagacggtgatgcagccagctacAATGCTCTCACCGTACACCTGTAggaatttgcgagagtctttggtaacatagcaaacctcctcaaactccgaatgaaatatagccactgtcatgccttctttgtagctgcctgGATGCTCAGAGATATATTATACTTCCTTAAGGAACCAGAATCGCATACTGGTGTGATCTTATCAAGGCCTATAGAATCGCAGTAAGTATCCCTCCCTATTTAATCAACTCCTCTTGCAAGAAAGGCCAACATgcaatttgccttcctaattaccCACCGCTCCCCTATGAtggtttcagtgactgatgaacacagacaagggattctgcagatgctggaaatccagagcaacatacacacacacacacaaaatgctggagcaactcagcagctcaggcagcatccatggagaggaataaacagttgacccttTGGGTTGGGACCCTTTATCGGGACTCATTCAGTAACTGATGCTgatcagcatcatttcccagtctCTCATTCGTCTAAAATAACATAGCATTCCTGCTTCGTCCACCAAAATGGAAACTTACTTACTGACTTATgcccattttttttagattatgagaacactcggtcctcttttattgtcgtttagaaatgcatacatgcactaagaaatgatacaatgtttctccggagtgatatcacagaaaacaggacaaaccaaagactaacactgacagaaccacgtaattataacatatagttacagcagtgcaaagcaataccataatttgatgaagaacagaccatgggcacagtaaaaaaatgtctcaaagtccccgagtcgatcgactcccgagtccccgatagcaggcggcaaaagggagaaactccctgccataaacctccaggcaccggcaacttgccgataccttggaagcagccaaccacagccgacactgagtccatccgtccaaaaacttcgagcttctgaccagcctctccgatacagcctcccgagcgccatcctctgccgagcgccttcgacctctccccggccgctgaaacacacaaagccgaggatttcgggaccTTCAGCTggggagattccggttaccacacagtagcagcggcaacgaagcgagcatttcagaagttttccattACCCCTAATGGGCCATAGGCTGCCAGAATCCTCTGTCCTGGGTCAGTCTTTCATTCTGTCTCTAGGTGTAGCACAACTTACATCTTCTAATTGAAGATCGTTCAGCTCCAGAGTTTtcgaggtctttggagcttccgcTGGCATTTCTGTCGCACTGAAATTTTACAGGTTTGTTTGCCCGATGTCCAACTCACAACCagacttgggactgtccatggcagagttgccaaagtggataacctcaccttATCTCACACAGTTAACCACTCATCTATCTTACCCTTATCTGCTCAAAGCCTCTCTGcatcctcaccccccccacccccactcttgTCTTCACTTAGCTTAGTGTGATCTGAAAACTTGCAAAATTTCGAATGTGCTCTCCTCAGTCAGATTCTGGATTTAGATTGTGACTACTGTGGGCCAGGTACCCATCCCTGCACAGCCTCCCCAACAGGGTTTATCGCAGCAAATTAAATGTGAAGGTCCCCCTGCTTTTCTCTGACCCAGTCTCAATCCCATAAAAGTGCTCCCGTTTGCCTCTGCACCTTCCCAACCAGCACCCACCCCTCCCACTGTGATCCTCTCCACTGCAGGGACAACTTAAGGCCTTTTGAGTGACAGTAGCTAGAGTAATAGGGCagaacagcaaagaaacaggtctgacccatctagtccgtgaTAAACTGTTGCACTGCCTGCTCTCATCAACCCACGCCTGGACCGtcaccctccacacccttcccatccatgaatttatccaaacttctcttaaatgttgcagttgatcccgtatccaccacttccactggcagctcagtccacccTCTGAAAGAGGAAGTTTCCTCTCAggttctcttaaatatttcatctttcacccttatctTATGACCCCTACTTTTagcctcaacctcagtggaaagagcctgcttgcatttcaccTAATTTTTTATAGCTGTATCAACACCCTCCAccatctcctgcactccagggataAAAGATCCTAACCTTTCAACTCttccctataactcgggtcctcaagtgccggcagcatccttgtaaattttctctgcactccttcactcttattgatatctttcctgtaggtgggcgACCagcactgcacacaatgctccaaatttggcctcacaaccatcttatacaacttccacATAACATCCCAACGCTGGTTTATGAAAGCCAGTGAGCCAAAAGCTCCTTTATGGCCCTGCCTGCCTGTGACGCCACCTTCAAGGAAAGTGGAACCATTCAGCTTGTGAGCTTCAACTACTCTTCGCCTGGAAGGGAATTGGTTTGTGCGTTTGCTCCATCCGCCTATCTAAAGAAAAGGCAGTCAGTCCCACTGGATGTTTGCGGAGGCATCCAGCATTTTGGAAGGAGGGGCCCCCACATATTGTGTCATGAAGTGCCCGACAATCCCCCTAACAATCTTGCTCTCATTGTTATTTACATCAGTCCTGGAATCTCCCACCACCACAGGAAATGATTCCTCGCCAtcaaacctatttaaccttttaaTCACCTCAAACAACTCACTCAGGCAGCCTCTTAATCTTCTCTACCAGGGTGggtgttggcggggggggggggatgcaaaAGGAGTTGCTGGAGATCCCAGGTctgatcctgacctcaggtactgtctgtatggagtctgcacgttctccctgtaaccacacaGCTTTTCCttgggcgctccagtttcctctcgtgTCCCAAAGACAAGCGGATCATTAGCCTTTTCATACAGGGGAATGGTAGAATTTGGGAGAGTTGCTGGGAATGTGAGGAGATTGATATAATGGGTGTTGATGGTTGGCATAGACTTAGTGGGCCGAAGAGGCTGCttcttgtgctctctctctcgaTAACTCTGTGGGTTGTAGGTCCAGTGAAAAGTTGAAGTGACAGACAGATTCCTACAGCCAACAGACGCCAAGGATCCCCACCTGATTTATAAAAGTGAAATGCCAGGGTCCACATTCGTTGCCAGATGCAGACCTGAGCTATAGACTTCCCATGCTATCCAAAGGCTGTGAGGACATTGTCCACCATCTAGTCTGTGTCTTTGCAGACATTTACCTTCTCAGCCTGACTGCGTAAATGCTCAAAGGAGCCTGGATAAAAATTTGCAAAAGATAAAAGGAtgttctaaagcaggggttcccaacctgaggtccgtGGACCCCTCAGTTGATGGTAAGCTTCCATGGcaaaaaaatggttgggaacccctgttctaaagccTCCTTGATGAAATACAACATCCCCACCGTTTCTTGTAAACCTCTGGCCCCAGTGGAAGAGCAGTCGGCATGATTTTGAGAACTTCGGGTCCGTGCAACAGGAGTCCATCAATGGCCAGCATAAATGTCAGTACACTCCTTACCAAACTACCCACACAACCTTCTCCCACCTGTGCAGGTCGAACTATAGCCTGGTAAGCCCCCTTAGAAATGGAGGGGAAGCTAGTCACCCTCAGGACCACCTGACAGGAATGGATTGGCATTTAGCTTCACATTAGGCTGTCCATGGCCGCAACAAGAGACTATTCAGCCTGTTGAGCCTGCTGTCCCCTTCCCTTGGCTCATGCCTGATCTTGCTTCACTTCCATTTGACTTTGCACCATTTCTCGTTACCCATGTACATCAAAGCTCTGTCCATGAGGGTCTTGACCCCAACCAACCTTAGCCTTGGAGCAAGCTGAGGTTCTTCCAAACAAGCTGCTCAGAATATTTGAAGGGGCTtataaatcccccctccccagtaTCTTGCTTTCCAGAATCAGGGGTGGAGGTGGAAGCATTGATAGGCCTCTCCAGGATGATTGAAAGGAAGGATCACAAGACgtcaacacaagagattgcagatactgaaaatccagagtaacatacacaaaaatgttggaactcaccaggtcaagcagcatcaatggaaaggaatatacagttgacattttgggccttcATTCCAGAtggaggatcttggcccaaaacatttactgttcattcctttccagagacgctgcctggcctgatgagttccttctATAGAAGACGTCCAATTCTACAGGAGTTCTGATAAGCCAATATTGAGgctttaaacaagagaaaatctgcagatgctggaaatccaagcaacgcacacacatcggaggaactcagcaggccaggcaagatctatggaaaagagtacagttgacgtttcgggccaagacccttcatcaggagatgagaagtcctgatgaagggttttggcccaaaacgttgactgtttacccttttccatcgatactgcctggccagctgagatcctccagcgatttgtgtgtgcgttgcttgaatgtTAAAGCTTCGTTCCCTTCCCTTCTTAATGATAAAAGGCAAATGAAGACCTCCATTTTGACCCTCCCCCCAGTCTATCAAATGGGAATCCAAATACACAGGATACTTCAAGCCTACAAACAAAACCAGTTAACACTAAAAAAAGGATGCAACAGGCCACATAATTGCATGGATTCCATTTTATTTGAAACTTAAAGACAGTAATTGGATTCATAAGAAATTAATTTTCCAATGCATGGCTAAGCTCAATTAACCAATGTTGTACATAAAAGCATGATATGAAAATGACTACAAAATATAGCAAATGTCAACAATGCTAGCATTACTCATTTGCATTCACCTCAGTAAAAGATCAAACAAAATTtgataaaaaaattaaaacaactaTATACAGAAATGGCTAAAGTCTGTATTACTGCTTGTCTGGCGAACTCATTCACTTCTTTTTGGAAGCCATTTTCTTTACACTGGTTTTGGCTCGCGGCTTGGTGGTTTTTGCCTTCTTGGTGTTTCTCTTAACCGCCTTTGCCTTCACCGCCTTCGTTTTCACTGGTTTTGCTTTCTTTGCACCTTTGGGTGTTCCTGCCTCCTTCTTCACTGCCTTGTGCACCTTGACCTTCTTGGTTTTAGCCAACGGCTTAGCTGGCTTCTTGGCTTTGGCTGGCTTCTTGGGTTTGGCTGGCTTCTTGCTTAAGATGGACTTCTTCACCGGCTTCTTCACCTTTTTAACCGCCTTCTGGGGCTCCCCGCTCTTGGAGATCTTGAAGGACCCTGAGGCACCAACTccttttgtcttctccagaaCCCCCTTGGTCACCAGCTTCATGAGTGACAGTTTGATCTGACTGTCTGCGTtgtctgccagcttgtactggcTTTTGACCAGCTTTTGGATGGCTTGGCGGGATAGTCCTGAGCGGCTGCTGGAGCCCATGATCACCCCAGTGATCATCTCGGAGTACTTGGGGTGTGTGGGGGTTTTCTTTGCTGCTTTGCCCCGTTTGGGCTTTGAAGCTGAGTTGTCAGTCATTGTGATCACAGACctctttttgttttcttgttAGTTGTGATCAGCACCGTTGAGTTAGACGGGCCGCCTGTCAGCGCCAACCTCTCCACCCTTCCCACTTCGGCTCCAAGTCCCCGTCTGCGGCGCTGGCTGACGCGGGGAATTTATAGGCTAAGCGCGGACCTGATTGAGAACAGCGGCTGTTGGCAGCAATGGAGAGGCAGAAATGGCGAATTGCACTCGCATCTGTGTTTCTTCGCTCGCAGAAACGGCCGAGCCCAGCCTTTTCCCAGCGCTTCCCGTTCAACGCGCCCGATCCCCCCGCAAGCCAACTCCCTGCTCTCTTCCCCACTCTGCAAACCGGGGCTCTTCGCCGCCCGGCAACGCTGCAATCGGTGCAAAAGTGCGCCGGGACTTTGCAGCCGCTTGCAAGATTTGGGATTTCTGCTCAAAAATCTGGAGATCGCGGCGGCCGATTGTCCCGGTCCAAATTGCAACGGGGGGAGCAATGCTTAATGAGACGGGGGAGGGCCGGGTGGCAGGGTTTGGTCGCCGTGTCTTTGAATAATAAGCCCATAATGACGGCCAACTAACACACAACCGAGCCCCGCGCCGGTCGCTGAGAGTCGCGTAATGTAGATTCACCGAGGGCTTTATTTTCGCGTCCATTTTGGGGGGGTAGATGCTGAGGGTCGGTGCTTTGGGGAGGGGGGACCCATTAGTTGTTCTTTTGCTCCAAGTAGCCACTCAAGGGGCAGAATAACGGACGGAGAGTGACTCCGAGGTGCGGAGGCTATATATAGCCTAAAGGGAGCTGTTGTTTTCACTTTAGCTTAAACCCATGGGGTCGTTGGTGCTTGTTGCCGTTGGGAGTCCGGCAGAGTCAGATGCTAAATAAAGGGTCTTCGGTGAGAGTGATTGGGTAGGTTTTGCCCTggcgtgtttttttttgtttggggtTGTAAAGTAAGACGCACGATACCGTTGCTCCCGCTGTTTGACTCGTGTTGACCCCCCTAGACTGACCTGGGCTAAAATAAACACTGGGCTTCTCGGGGTTTAGGGTAAAATGGGGGTCTATTCTCATAACCCGTGCTTTGACAGAGTTGAGGTTCCGGGATCTAGAGACGGGATTGAAAAGTTTTTCATATAAGTTTCTCttccactcctcccccttccacCCCGCTTTCTTTCTCGTGTCTG
This genomic interval carries:
- the LOC134354383 gene encoding histone H1.0-like, giving the protein MTDNSASKPKRGKAAKKTPTHPKYSEMITGVIMGSSSRSGLSRQAIQKLVKSQYKLADNADSQIKLSLMKLVTKGVLEKTKGVGASGSFKISKSGEPQKAVKKVKKPVKKSILSKKPAKPKKPAKAKKPAKPLAKTKKVKVHKAVKKEAGTPKGAKKAKPVKTKAVKAKAVKRNTKKAKTTKPRAKTSVKKMASKKK